tttatgtattaatatatttttatctttatttatttttatttaatatttttttctatgtatatatatatatacatatatatacatatatacatataaaaattacatctttatatacttttttaaccTACCTCTTTAATTTCGGCCAAAGTAATATTGCGATTAGTTTCCAAGGGTATAACGACCCCATTTGGCATTAAACAAGTAAGTTCAATAACTTCTGTGGGTGATTTCGcccaaaaattataagtatacgCACTTGGTATATGAACCATTGTGTTAAATgttttcgataatatatagaaaaatttaataaaatacaaagggtaatagtttaaattaatcgaagaaaaacacACGAAATGTATCGTATAGGTCGCATCGTGACCGAAAGTatcctttctcttttaaacAATATGACTTCATTGAATCATTTGATAAGAAGttgtatgataaataaaacgatcATACAATCAACACATTATCTTTCTTCTATGAACTTTTTTCTTCATCCTTATATCCAtacatataattgtaaatttttttcagatctGAATTTTGcaagattttaaattcagaTTAATTGATGAACTTgctcgattatttaattattatcggtTGAATTCGTAACATTTTGTATCATATCTATTATgtactttaatatataaaaaaatgttactttGTTCGATTTGAATCACACAAGTGAAATCCATATAATCGCTTCTTTTTATATGTGATAACACTACTCGTCagccattatttttataaatgcattCTACCCACCTACTTACACGTACATTTATGTACATATGTGTATATCAAAGCAAAATTAGTCTGTTTTTCTATTGGATCttatttcaatcgaattttatatatataaaattatatatatatatgcatatgcatatatgtacctaatgtacatatttacaaaaaatatgtaagtaattttttaattcttctcatatcttataatttattttttaatatatatttaatttaataagcttgaataatgatgtaatatttgtaatccAAAATATTGatcatcgtttaatttcattatgcaaaataaaaatataaatataattataataataataataataatagtaatagtaatagtaatagtaataataataatattagtaataataataataataataataaaaataaaaataaaaaataataataataacaatattaataataacaaaaacaacaacgacaataataacaacaggaacaataataatcataaaaataataataataaaataataacaatataatataataatataataataataaaaataaaaataaaataataataataataataatagtaatagcaatagtaatagtaataataataataataatagtaaagtCCCTAGTTgtcattaaattagaaaaattctagatgtaattatttgttgtaattcaatttgagataaaaatctctaaatataaatcaatcaatGAAAAGTAATTACAAGTTGCagaacttttgtattttttagtTTGTCTAACCTGATTGTTACCGATTTATtggtatgaaaattataatattgttactgTATTATCGATTGATTTTCGAGATTTGCAATTTTACGACGTATATTACGCGTATGTGATTTATATGCGGTAGAATTGTCAgtaattgtatgtatataatcaGTAATCAGTAGTTGAATAGAAGGTACAAATCTCGCGAAGCTATACATTATcgcttttcatattatttcgtttgttgaatttttaggtatcaacgtttaaaatttgatttgtgtAACctctttttcatataattattgtaccaaaacaaatataataagatgtaAAGTTTGCGAAGAATTGactttatataaagttttaacgaacgattttaatgtattcataACAATTCTGACAAATGATTTACAATTACAGTGAATGACAACTTGTGCCTACTACTGTAATAACGGTAACTTTCCTAacgttttaaaagaaaaaaaaaaaaaaaaaaaaaaatattaatcgtaatATTATCACGCGTAAGTATTTTGCATTTTcacatattattttgattcgaTCGTATTTAATAGATCTCAGAAAACACATATGAGATATAATATACCTATATTATACCTGtacaattgatattatatgtatatatatatatatatatatatatatatatatatatatattatattatacaacaagttgctttaataaataatttacaaaatgtaaaagtaattttaataaatttaaatgtaatttttttataaattttataaaatttgaaatatttatttggaatatttttacttaataatttattgcagGTGTCgataattgttaaaagaaaatcagGATCATTATATTAAGTATGTTTGGGCAGTCTGGAAGTACATCGTTCAGTaagtaaaacaaataataattttttgtcttccatttttttatataaattaattacatattattataattaatttattattaaaggtgGTTTCAATACAGCTACACAATCCAGTCCATTTGGACAATCGGCATTTGGTAAACCAATCACTACAACAAGTTTTGGCACTGGTGCTGCACCAGTCTTTGGTAGTAGTAATACTTCTCTCTTTAGTTCAAAACCTGCGAGTTCTACTACTGGTGGCTTATTTGGTAATACTACAACTCCACCTGCATTTACTCAACCATCTTTTGGAGGTaacaatttatagattatttggtgtatttgataaaatattttataaaatgcttAATAACATAGGTATccaaattagatttattaatgcAATCTTTTGTCaagttttttaacaaaattcgttaattaattttatttttattattaattaatattttaaaattaataatgttcttCAATAGAATGATTAATACAACGGGAATAGCAAAAgtttgaattttgatattttttaattttattttgcttatttttctatttattaatagaatttgatttatgaaatcaatcaattgcatattatatagttttaattatatttataatttttaaattgttcatagtttttcaaaagttgattatattagattagattaattaaaggagcaatctttattttttaatcaaaactaattttttgagatatttgtatatattttattagaaatatttaacttaatttcaattttaaaatatattatattattttattattattaataaaatattattatattattctatcattatttatatatgtataaactgaaatatttttaatacaatatataaaaaaattctataaaaaataaagttttgtttaaaattagtcttttaaatttttaaaaatgagaataaatgattattatatttttaatgttattaatgaaattattattttagtttctttttatattcctaatattaattccttataaattgaataataaaaatataattgtttttttttttttttgtctttttataGGATTTGGCACAACAAATACCAATACCAACTTATTCGGTACTCAGCAAAATGCAAGTACAAATCTTTTTGGTACAAGTACCGCAACTTCAGCATTCGGTCAATCAAACAAACCAGCTGGATTTGGTTTCGGCGCTACATCtggaacaaatttatttggaCAACCTCAACAGTCAACTCAACAAACTACTCCTTTTGGACAAAGCAGTACCACTGgaaatactaatttatttgGTACAACACCTGGTAtgtctaataatatttaatcatatcatTCATGATAAGAAGaatctattcttttattatttctgctTTATTCAATCTATATAGGTTTTGGTAATACAAACACTACAACCACAAGTATGACTGGTACTGTTGTTAAATTTACTCCTGTGATTACTACCGATTCTATGTCCAAGAATGGTATATCTCATACTATATCGGCGAGGCATTGGTGTATCGCATCAATGAAAGAATATGAATCAAAATCTTACGAGGAGTTACGTTTCGAAGATTATTCCGTGGGACGAAAAGGTAatcttatatatcaaaatttctcaataaagATTCGTATTTTGTATCGtacaatttatctttttttcatttgatgatTAGGACCTGGTACAGGAATTTTTGGTACACCAGCACAACCTTCACCTTTTGGCAATGCAGGGGCAGGTACTAGTACTGCGACAACGGGTAATCTAATGCAAATTAGTTATTGTATATCTATTAGATGttgtattttaagatttaatggttttaaaattgaattatttttatttattttttccttctaatatttttttttttgtatcttaaATTAGGTTTTGGTGGAATGAGCGGAGGTTTTGGAGCTACCACACAATCTGGCTCAAGTGGCTTATTTGGAAAACCTATAACAAGTTTCGGTACaccagcaacaacaacaacaaataattttgcttTCAATTCTACTCCAAGTACAAATTTATTTGGTAGTAATACTCAAAAACCTTTTGGTAGTAAGtatcaaattcatttatctttaataaatcatcgatTTCAATATACTTagcattattatttcgatatattgatatacgtaaaaattataccattttgtaaaaatataacagtttatttttatttatagcagCAGCTCCAACGCCACTTTTTGCAGCTAGCAATACTAATCAAAATGCTGGTACAGGTTTCGGTATCAATACGGGACAAAACACTACTTTCGGTCCTACATTTGGTTCAACGCAATCGAATCAGGTAatgaaacaagaaatatttaataaaaatcctatTATTTCGTCGATGattgcatattaatatttttatttattcttattgtcTTTTTATAGAGTATtggtttatttaatcaaaataagtCAGCTTTCAATGCACCTTCCACTTCGTCTAGCGCTGCATTCTCTAATTTTGGTCAAACACCGTCGAGCAATACTGGTACTAGTTTATTTGGTGCCAAATCAACTGGAACAATTGGTTTTGGAACGACTTCGTCTTTCGGTTCGACTACACCATCAACTTTTGGAACTACAACAGGTTTCACTGCAGGTCAAAATTCCGGTGCTTCATTGTTTAATACACCTTTTAAACCTACAGGACAAACACCTGGATTCTCTTTTGGTTCGACTTCTACACCATCATCCGGACTTggtaaatttacatatatgtatatttattttattattagaattaaatcaattatattaagcctttaatagtttatatttttattataattctttttttatttattatttaaaaatttttcttataaacttttaattaacattttatttaataaaatatatctcataAAATGATCTCATTCTTTTTCTGTCTGTCATAAGTTAAAACTGATGAgagaatataacataataaagcatatataacaaataaagtataataaaattatttttcaattatatgaatttattttatattatttatttaatttaggtACAAATACAAGTTTGATGTTGGGTAGTGGTTCTACTTTATTCGCTCAACAAAAACCAGGTGGTTTATTCGGAAACACTGGTAACAATGCAACATTTAATACCGCGGGGACATTCGGATCTTCAACATTTGGAACTAATACAAACATAGGAACGGGTATTGGAACAGGATTACTTGGTGCTGggtattatatcaaattttttatttttgatttttattcatatatatatatacatatatcgaaatcgattaaaaaatatattttcatttttaggagtaatattaatcaaacaaAGAGTTCGGGAACGGTACCAGTGCATCAACAAATTTTGGCTTTGGTATCCGCGCCATTTGGTGATTCaccgttattaaaaaatcttttaccggtaaattattttctcattttcacaCTATTTCTCTATTCCTGTatttaactttgaaaataattaaaatagagaaatgCAGAAATAAGAGAGCGTcagaaataacttttatttttaagagaaatagagaacctaaaaaaaatattcgctcGAGACAATACTGGAAGAGATCAGATCAGATTGGatcggaaataatttttagtctagaaaaatatttcataattcatgaaaattttgggattcgtgaaaatatcaagattcttaaaaatttcgagaataacattttggaattatatttgttcataaaattaaaaaaaacaatgtcaaaattttcagaaatccCAACAATCTTGAATCACGaagtattttcattttagaaaCCCAActcaattcgatatttttgcatgtttctaaattttaaatgtttcgcGTTTGAATGTTGAATATAacatgatataaatatgatataattttaggcTTCTGGTAAAacagaagaattattaaaaccaGCGAACGCACCTTCTAAATTGTTAAACGGTCCACAATATAAAGTTACTGCTGATAATAAATCTCCGAAAATTAAAGTGACCTTTAAGgtaaaatctttatatcacgcaaatttttttttagataattaagatatattgaatatttataacgaaTTTTTGTAGAAATCAATATTCGAAGGTCTTGAAGAGGAAGATCCACTTTCGGAAGCGTTCCAACCTCGTCCAAATGCAAAGCGTTTAGTATTACGTCCAAAATCGATATTGAATTCAATAGTTTCGTCACCTACTGAAAATTCTCATAATGCAACGAAAAACATACAATCTTCTGATAAGGGAGAAGAGAGATCATCCATGACGAATTCATATATCGAAGATACAAGTAtcgaaaatatagataaagagAATCATAGTCAGGATAATAATCGGCAATTAACAAATGATCGAAGATCATCTTCATCATGGTTAAAAACAAGTCTTCCACGAAATGCGaatgcaaaaaatttaaacgaagaaTCATTCGACGGACAACGTTCATTGCTCTCTAGTCCGAACGTATTATCcgaagaaatgataaataatacaattagcGAATTGCGACCTTATGCTAATGCCAGCCCATCAAATCAAATATGCTCTGAAATTAATACCTCTGTGGATACGTCTATAAAGAATTCATCTCTCGTCGATAAAACGGATATTGTGATTCGAAATTCTGATTCGAGTCAAGAATTAgacgaaaattctttttcaacgtTACAAAATTCTAATGGGAAAACAAATGCAGCAAAAGTGACGTTGACACGTGTTGGTTATTACACAATTCCATCACTTGACGAATTACACGAATATGTTGATGGTGAAAAGTGTATTGTACCAAATTTCACTGTTGGTCGCGAAGGTTACGGAAATGTATATTTCCCCGAATCATTTGATATATACGGTCTCAATTTAGATGATATCGTACATTTTCGACGCAAAGAAGTTATCATTTATCCAGACGACGAGAAAAAACCAGCTATAGGACAAGGATTAAACCGTAAAGCGCAAGTTACTTTAGATCAAGTCTGGCCACATGATAAATCTTTACACAAAGATATTACGGATCCCTGTCGACTATTGGCAATGGGTTATGAGGAAAAATTACGAAGAGTATCAGCGAAACACGATaccaaatttttagaatatcgcCCCGAAACTGGTTCTTGGGTTTTTAAggtaataatcaattttacatGATTTCATAATCTcatatttgcttttttattgtaatcagtatttttatttatcgtttaggtagatcatttttctaaatatggTCTAAGCGATTCGGATGAAGATGATAATAATGTCCCTACAGTGAATGAtacaaaaagattaaaactGTGCACCACAACTCAACAGAAATGCGCGACTAAACTGGAGCAGTCAAAAGCTTTAgtgagattttaattaaaatcatttaattatttatagaaattataatgaaatagaaatcttattatttattatatgcattaatgtcgaataaattttttgtaggaCGTAGATCATAATCAGGAAAAACGATTACCAATAAGTCCAACTGGTGATAGTGCTCGTATTTTGGGTACCGACAgtcataaattacaattaatgaaAGCTAGCTTCTTCGACGGTAGTGACGAAGAGATTTATGATcaaggtaaaattttataatatatacatacaaattatattattcattttttgatttttacaaCAAATCTTATAATgatctttattcgaaattgaaatattatttcagaatcAAATCgtagattatttctttcttctggtCATAAAACTTTGCGAAGTTTCATCAATTCGGTTCAAAAAATCGATGAGGATCAAAAGTACGAATCAAATTACAATTCGATGTTACGATCAAATTTGACGATTCATCATACACCAACGATTAGTTACGAAGAACCAACACTTTCAAAGTTaggtaatttaaatattaataatacatgtaaaatagatattttatgcatttcgaaaattaaaaaaaaatcgatttatattatagattctaAGATGAAACGCTCGATGGATATTATTGCtaaaaaatcatcgatataCGAAAAAGTTTTACCGGATCCTTCGATTTCTCctgtgattataatttttaaatggatttCTGAAGCCGTTCCATTATCAAAGTCTATTATACATAAACTAGAATCTCGTTCCGTTGCTGATAtgggtaaaatatttttattataatattttcgtatgttacgaatttttttaattacgaattCACGTGGATAACgtgaatataaacaaaatataaacgtGTGCTCACTTTTTTACGTATTTATTTAGGCATACAAATGGGAAGAATGTTCAAGCCGAGCTGGGGACGCGGTTTAACGTTACTTACATTGAACACTAGAAAACAAGCTGACGAGGTACCATTAAATAGTCCATTCGAAGAAATTGGATCTTACGTATGTGGTCGTTCCCCAGAAGATACATCATCTGTTGCGATAGTGCAACGTATTCAAATCTTGGGTGGTAACAGAACCGATGATGATCgcgttaaaatattcaaggtaaatttcacttttagCATGTTgcgtagaattaaaaataataatatttgcatttttgtttttattttttatgaatattatttaaggaAAGCATAGAAGGTcatctaaaaattcaattgtccCATCGTGTAATGAATCAAGAAGGAGATTGCCCAATTTTTGACGTAGATACAGATGTTAATAAAGCAAGTATGGCTTTACACGCGCATTGTAGTTTAGCCGAAGAATTCGCGGAACAGTTTAGCACAGATTGTTTTGCTTCGTACGTTGCTAATGTTTGGAAACTATGCGTAGCTCTTTGGGGGACTTTACCTGATATAAATGTTGCTTCAGGTATGATTTATAGatacattaatttacaatttagtCGCATGATTACGaattatgatttatcattCCGTCTCCGTtcctt
The window above is part of the Apis mellifera strain DH4 linkage group LG11, Amel_HAv3.1, whole genome shotgun sequence genome. Proteins encoded here:
- the LOC408335 gene encoding nuclear pore complex protein Nup98-Nup96 isoform X2 — encoded protein: MFGQSGSTSFSGFNTATQSSPFGQSAFGKPITTTSFGTGAAPVFGSSNTSLFSSKPASSTTGGLFGNTTTPPAFTQPSFGGFGTTNTNTNLFGTQQNASTNLFGTSTATSAFGQSNKPAGFGFGATSGTNLFGQPQQSTQQTTPFGQSSTTGNTNLFGTTPGFGNTNTTTTSMTGTVVKFTPVITTDSMSKNGISHTISARHWCIASMKEYESKSYEELRFEDYSVGRKGPGTGIFGTPAQPSPFGNAGAGTSTATTGFGGMSGGFGATTQSGSSGLFGKPITSFGTPATTTTNNFAFNSTPSTNLFGSNTQKPFGTAAPTPLFAASNTNQNAGTGFGINTGQNTTFGPTFGSTQSNQSIGLFNQNKSAFNAPSTSSSAAFSNFGQTPSSNTGTSLFGAKSTGTIGFGTTSSFGSTTPSTFGTTTGQTPGFSFGSTSTPSSGLGTNTSLMLGSGSTLFAQQKPGGLFGNTGNNATFNTAGTFGSSTFGTNTNIGTGIGTGLLGAGSNINQTKSSGTVPVHQQILALVSAPFGDSPLLKNLLPASGKTEELLKPANAPSKLLNGPQYKVTADNKSPKIKVTFKKSIFEGLEEEDPLSEAFQPRPNAKRLVLRPKSILNSIVSSPTENSHNATKNIQSSDKGEERSSMTNSYIEDTSIENIDKENHSQDNNRQLTNDRRSSSSWLKTSLPRNANAKNLNEESFDGQRSLLSSPNVLSEEMINNTISELRPYANASPSNQICSEINTSVDTSIKNSSLVDKTDIVIRNSDSSQELDENSFSTLQNSNGKTNAAKVTLTRVGYYTIPSLDELHEYVDGEKCIVPNFTVGREGYGNVYFPESFDIYGLNLDDIVHFRRKEVIIYPDDEKKPAIGQGLNRKAQVTLDQVWPHDKSLHKDITDPCRLLAMGYEEKLRRVSAKHDTKFLEYRPETGSWVFKVDHFSKYGLSDSDEDDNNVPTVNDTKRLKLCTTTQQKCATKLEQSKALDVDHNQEKRLPISPTGDSARILGTDSHKLQLMKASFFDGSDEEIYDQESNRRLFLSSGHKTLRSFINSVQKIDEDQKYESNYNSMLRSNLTIHHTPTISYEEPTLSKLDSKMKRSMDIIAKKSSIYEKVLPDPSISPVIIIFKWISEAVPLSKSIIHKLESRSVADMGIQMGRMFKPSWGRGLTLLTLNTRKQADEVPLNSPFEEIGSYVCGRSPEDTSSVAIVQRIQILGGNRTDDDRVKIFKESIEGHLKIQLSHRVMNQEGDCPIFDVDTDVNKASMALHAHCSLAEEFAEQFSTDCFASYVANVWKLCVALWGTLPDINVASENPKDHSVVIARREAFGEWLRNVIRKTLVWEDMNISNETKILLLLSAFELEEACKTAREVGDHCLALLMAQLCSGMPIKALIKQQIALWRRDHVDEKISLDRLKLYALIAGEPLVPSKHGIINVCEGFDWKRALAVHLSYFSSPTGSIRDILDHYEMSFDTSDSCAYTTIPKPEYKGDDYELEINSGKPIYDLCFHLLKLFCTGNHTLGELLNPATHTADPLDYRLSWLMQQVLLALGYSHLSEHVATLTHVNFATQLEAHGLWHWAIFVMLHLKDAGKRKTAVMNLLQRHVEIDEIADSVDPIEREKFLREELGIPSIWIHQAKAVKSYVAKRYGKAAFYFIQAEQWNRAHEIIIEHLAADIIINENYDYLRDLLRPLIPSEYSSTISGWTYQGQLLWEYMEITMDVESLLRGADPRGISSKLESLKQRLSSLPSKINQFPCPTAKHRLCQAEIAKRTLHLARSLLQSNENRSTSIFQLVSQLPLPEDYAQQELRPIVNMRVNEIIYQAA
- the LOC408335 gene encoding nuclear pore complex protein Nup98-Nup96 isoform X1, yielding MFGQSGSTSFSGFNTATQSSPFGQSAFGKPITTTSFGTGAAPVFGSSNTSLFSSKPASSTTGGLFGNTTTPPAFTQPSFGGFGTTNTNTNLFGTQQNASTNLFGTSTATSAFGQSNKPAGFGFGATSGTNLFGQPQQSTQQTTPFGQSSTTGNTNLFGTTPGFGNTNTTTTSMTGTVVKFTPVITTDSMSKNGISHTISARHWCIASMKEYESKSYEELRFEDYSVGRKGPGTGIFGTPAQPSPFGNAGAGTSTATTGFGGMSGGFGATTQSGSSGLFGKPITSFGTPATTTTNNFAFNSTPSTNLFGSNTQKPFGTAAPTPLFAASNTNQNAGTGFGINTGQNTTFGPTFGSTQSNQSIGLFNQNKSAFNAPSTSSSAAFSNFGQTPSSNTGTSLFGAKSTGTIGFGTTSSFGSTTPSTFGTTTGFTAGQNSGASLFNTPFKPTGQTPGFSFGSTSTPSSGLGTNTSLMLGSGSTLFAQQKPGGLFGNTGNNATFNTAGTFGSSTFGTNTNIGTGIGTGLLGAGSNINQTKSSGTVPVHQQILALVSAPFGDSPLLKNLLPASGKTEELLKPANAPSKLLNGPQYKVTADNKSPKIKVTFKKSIFEGLEEEDPLSEAFQPRPNAKRLVLRPKSILNSIVSSPTENSHNATKNIQSSDKGEERSSMTNSYIEDTSIENIDKENHSQDNNRQLTNDRRSSSSWLKTSLPRNANAKNLNEESFDGQRSLLSSPNVLSEEMINNTISELRPYANASPSNQICSEINTSVDTSIKNSSLVDKTDIVIRNSDSSQELDENSFSTLQNSNGKTNAAKVTLTRVGYYTIPSLDELHEYVDGEKCIVPNFTVGREGYGNVYFPESFDIYGLNLDDIVHFRRKEVIIYPDDEKKPAIGQGLNRKAQVTLDQVWPHDKSLHKDITDPCRLLAMGYEEKLRRVSAKHDTKFLEYRPETGSWVFKVDHFSKYGLSDSDEDDNNVPTVNDTKRLKLCTTTQQKCATKLEQSKALDVDHNQEKRLPISPTGDSARILGTDSHKLQLMKASFFDGSDEEIYDQESNRRLFLSSGHKTLRSFINSVQKIDEDQKYESNYNSMLRSNLTIHHTPTISYEEPTLSKLDSKMKRSMDIIAKKSSIYEKVLPDPSISPVIIIFKWISEAVPLSKSIIHKLESRSVADMGIQMGRMFKPSWGRGLTLLTLNTRKQADEVPLNSPFEEIGSYVCGRSPEDTSSVAIVQRIQILGGNRTDDDRVKIFKESIEGHLKIQLSHRVMNQEGDCPIFDVDTDVNKASMALHAHCSLAEEFAEQFSTDCFASYVANVWKLCVALWGTLPDINVASENPKDHSVVIARREAFGEWLRNVIRKTLVWEDMNISNETKILLLLSAFELEEACKTAREVGDHCLALLMAQLCSGMPIKALIKQQIALWRRDHVDEKISLDRLKLYALIAGEPLVPSKHGIINVCEGFDWKRALAVHLSYFSSPTGSIRDILDHYEMSFDTSDSCAYTTIPKPEYKGDDYELEINSGKPIYDLCFHLLKLFCTGNHTLGELLNPATHTADPLDYRLSWLMQQVLLALGYSHLSEHVATLTHVNFATQLEAHGLWHWAIFVMLHLKDAGKRKTAVMNLLQRHVEIDEIADSVDPIEREKFLREELGIPSIWIHQAKAVKSYVAKRYGKAAFYFIQAEQWNRAHEIIIEHLAADIIINENYDYLRDLLRPLIPSEYSSTISGWTYQGQLLWEYMEITMDVESLLRGADPRGISSKLESLKQRLSSLPSKINQFPCPTAKHRLCQAEIAKRTLHLARSLLQSNENRSTSIFQLVSQLPLPEDYAQQELRPIVNMRVNEIIYQAA